The Pediococcus inopinatus region TCGCAACTGTTTAGCAACTTTTACATAATGTTGATGAATTTTATAAAACAGTCTTAATAAGACCGGCATGATAATAAGGTATGGCCAAACATTTCCAAAATGTAAGAAGAACAAACAGATTACTAAACCAAAAGACAGTGCCGCTCCTAAAAGATTGGCAGAAGATTTTAATAACCAGTGGCCCGTTCGTTCACGGAACCAGTGAATAATCATCCCTGATTGAGAAAGTGTAAAAGGTACAAACACCCCGACCGCATACAATGGAATCAACAAACTAGTTTGTCCATGGAAAATTAAGATCAAAACGATCGCACCGACTGCTAATGAAATAATCCCGTTTGAATAGCCTAACCGATCGCCGCGATCCATGTATGCGTGAGGCATAAACTTATCTTTAGCTAGATTATAAGCTAACATTGGGAAAGCTGAAAATCCGGTGTTTGCGGCTACCGCCAAAATAAGAGCAGTAGATAGTTGTAACAGGTAGAACAATAAACCGTGTCCAAACACACTTTCTCCGACTTGTGAAAGAACTGTTTGCTGAGCATTAGGTAAAATTCCACTGAAATAACTCAAAACTGTGATTCCAGCAAAGAAGACTGCCAAAATCAGTGCCATGATGGTTAAGGTTCCAGCAGCATTCTTCCGTCGTGGTCGTTTAAAGTTTGGGACAGCATTACTAATTGCTTCTACACCAGTTAATGATGAGGATCCTGAAGATAGAGCCTTTAAAAATAGGACCATCGTCATTCCAGGAACGGCCGTCCCAATGCCGGCTGCGGCATGGGCAACGACTCTACCGGTGACAATGTTGAAAAAACCAACACCAATCATGATCGTAATCATGACAATAAATAAATAAACCGGTAAGGTTAAAAATGAAGCCGAATCACGCAAGCCACGTAAGTTCAAAGCCATGATCCCAATGACAATTAAAATTGCCAAGGGAACGGCAAAGGGATGAATGCTTGGAATGGCCGAAGTAATGGCTTCAGTTGCAGAAGTCACACTAACCGCCACGGTCAACATGTAATCAACCAGTAACGATCCCCCAGCAACTAGTCCTGCTGATTGTCCCCAATTGGTACTAGCAACCACATAGGCGCCACCGCCTGAAGGATACGCATGAATAATCTGCCGATAAGAAATCGTAATCGCAAATAATAGAATTAAAACAATTCCTGCAACAGGTAATGCATACCACGTTGCTGCAGCTGAAAGAACCAGCAAAACGGAAAGAATTTGCTCTGTCCCGTAAGCAATTGATGATAAAGCATCCGAAGATAACAAAGCCAAAGCTTTAAACTTGGTTAATGCTTGTCCACCTTCATCTAAGGTTTTAAGCGGTTTACCAATTAAAAGTCTTTTTAGATAATGCCACATTATAATGCTCCTCCACAAAAATAAATTAACCCGAGTCAATAACCCGGGCAATGCAAATCAAAAGTAAGTTTACTACAAATGAGCATGTTATTCTACATCAAGTTTTCATTATTTCAGTAATCTGCTCGCTGTCCATTCAAACACATAAACAAATGAAGTGCAACCTTTAAATTCACCGTTTTATACACACTTCTTTCAAAAATTTTCAGAAAACAAAAAGAGCTTTCAAAACTAGGCTTACACCTAATCTCAAAAGCTCTCGACTATACTAAATTAGCCGTTTTTTGTTTACATCATGCCGCCCATGCCAACTGGTTGTGGTTGAGCTGCAGCTGCTGCATCATCTTTTGCTTCTGGCTTGTCAGCAACAACTGCTTCGGTTGTTAATAACAAGGCAGAAACACTGGCTGCGTTCTGTAATGCTGAACGAACAACCTTAGTAGGGTCGACAATTCCTGCGCCTACCATGTTTTCCCATTTGCTAGTTGCTGCATTGTAACCAACGCCTGGTTCTTGTTTCTTTAAGTTTTCTACGATTACTGAACCTTCAGCACCCGCATTTTTTGCGATCTGACGAACAGGTTCTTCAAGAGCACGTTTTACAATGTTGATACCAGTTTGTTCATCGCCTTCTGCTTTAAGGTCAGCAATAGAAGGAATGACATTAACTAATGCTGTTCCACCACCGGAAACAAAGCCTTCTTCAACAGCAGCACGTGTTGCATTCAAAGCATCTTCAATTCGATACTTCTTTTCTTTCAATTCAGTTTCTGTTGCAGCACCAACTCTAACAACAGCAACACCGCCAGCTAATTTAGCTAAACGTTCTTGCAATTTTTCTTTGTCAAAGTCTGAAGTTGTTTCAGAAATCTGTTGTCTGAGTGTCGCAACTCGTTCTGAGATTTGGTCTTTATTACCAGCACCTTCAACGATTGTTGTATCGTCTTTTGTAACTGTAACCTTGTTAGCTTGGCCTAATTGATCAATTGTGGCATCTTTTAAGTTCAAACCTAAATCATCTGTGATGACTGTTCCGCCTGTCAAGGTTGCGATATCTTCAAGTTGGGCTTTACGACGATCGCCAAAACCAGGTGCTTTAACAGCCACAACGTTGAATGTACCACGCATCTTGTTCAAAACAAGGGTTGGCAAAGCTTCACCAGTAATATCATCGGCAATAATTAACAATGAACGACTTTGTTCTACAACTGATTGAAGTAATGGCAAAATATCTTGAATATTACCAATTTTCTTATCAGTAATTAAAATGTATGGATTGTCTAAATCAGCTTCCATTTTGTCGTTGTCAGTAACCATGTATTGTGACATATAGCCACGATCGAATTGCATTCCTTCAACAACATCAAGTGTTGTATCCACACCACGTGACTCTTCGATTGTAATGACGCCATCATTACCAACTTTTTCCATTGCATCAGCGATTAGTTGGCCAACTTCTTCGTTTGCAGCTGAGATAGAAGCAACTTGGGCAATATCATCTTTTGTTTTAACTTCATGAGACATCTTGTGTAAGCCTTCAACAGCGGCTTTTGTTGCGCGTTCAATTCCGCGACGGATACCAACTGGATTTGCACCGGCAGTAACGTTCTTCATACCTTCATTTACAATTGCTTGTGTTAAAACAGTTGCAGTGGTTGTTCCGTCACCAGCAATATCGTTAGTTTTTGAAGCAACTTCAGAAACTAACTTAGCACCCATATTTTCAAAATGGTCTTCAAGATCAATTGACTTAGCAATTGTCACACCATCATTTGTAATTGTAGGCGAACCATATGATTGTTCCAAAACAACGTTACGACCTTTTGGACCAATTGTTGATTTAACTGTGTCAGCTAATTTGTCGACACCTTTTAACATTTTTGTTCTTGCATCTTCGGAAAATTTAATTTCTTTTGCCATAAAATTTTCACCTCATTGAATTTATTTTTTTAATTAGTCAGTAATTGCAACGATATCTTTTTCGTGCAAAACCAAATATTTTTTGTCTTCGTATGAAACTTCGGTACCTGCATACTTGTCAAAAATAACGGTGTCACCTGTCTTAACAGCGGGGGCAACTTTTTCTCCGTTATCTAATACGCGTCCTTCACCCACAGCAATAACTTTACCGCTTTGTGATTTTTCCTTAGCATTACTTGCAAGGACAATTCCACCAACGGTTTGTTCTTCTTCCTGTGCTTCTAATATCACGCGATCTCCTAATGGTTTTAACAATATGAATCCCTCCATTTATTTTATACTTTTTACTGTTTTTAGCACTCTTGACGTTCAAGTGCTAACAACAATATTTACTATATCATTCTCCCCACAGAATGCAAGTATTTTACTGACCTTTTTTGACAAATAAATTCAAGTATCTTGCAAAAATGCTATACTATAGGAACAAATATGAGGTGAGCAAATGAAATTAGAAAAGAAATCCATCTATATATTAATTACGTATTTAATCGTTTATTTGTTGCCCGGTGTCTTAAATAGTTTCTTTAAATTAACACACATGGAAATTTTTAACATTCAAATTGTTGACTATTTAATCGGTGCTTGCTTGTTAGGCTATTTTGCCTTTCATAACATGCCGACTAATCTGCCTGAAAAAAAGCGCCGTTCTGTGGGCCAAACCATTTTGTGGGGTGTTTTAGGATTCATCGTGGTCATTATTCTCCAATCGGTAATTTTACGCCTGACCATTCAAACGGGTGGCAATGCTAATTCTCAAAATACGAGCGCCCTTTTATCAATTGTAAAGAGCTATCCCATTTATGCTTTGGTTATTATTGTGGCAGCCCCAATTATGGAAGAAATTGTTTTTCGCAAAGTACTTTTCGGCAATCTTGCCAATCTGCTAAGTTTCATTAATCCTAAAATTGCCCAGTTGCTTACCGCCTTTATTTCTAGTGGCTTGTTCGCCTTAGCACATTCAGACGGCCATTTAATTCTATACGCCGCAATTGGCCTCTGGTTTTCGTGGCTCTACCATCATACCGGCCGTATTCAAACTTCAATGATGGCGCATATTTTAATGAACTCGTTAGTTGTATTGCCAATATTAGGCTTGTAACTAATCATGCCGAATTGCATAGATTAGTGATTGCAGCTCATTGGTCAGATCAATATTTTGAATTCGGACCTCCGCCGGCACTGAAACGCGAACCGTTGTAAAATTCATGATGCCTTTAATTCCGGATTGCACGAGTTCATCAGTAACTTTTTGGGCAATAGCTGCCGGAATAGTAATAATGGCAATTTTAATTTGTTGTTCCTGCAGCTGTTCTCGTAACTGGGCCATTCCATATACAGGAACGTTACTTTGCACGGAACCAATCATGGTCGGATCAATGTCAAAGGCAGCACCGATTCGGACATTACTGTTTTTATGAAAATTGAAATTCAACAGGGCATGCCCTAAGTTTCCAACCCCAATCAATGCGACATTAGTGAGTGTGTCTTGATCAAGAATTTTTTTGAAAAAATCAATTAATTTGTGGACATCATACCCATACCCACGTTTCCCTAATGTACCAAAATAAGAGAAATCGCGGCGAATGGTTGCCGCATCAACTTGAATCGCTTCAGCTAGCTCAGTTGAAGAAACCCGTAGTTTATTTGCATTTAATAAATTATTTAAATAGCGATAATATAAAGGTAACCGTTTGGCAGTAGCTTCCGGAATTTTGGTTTCCATTTTGAACCTCCAATAAACTTTGTGAATAATTAACAAAGTTAGTTTACCACTTCCCTCACTGGGAACCAAGAACCACCCAAACTTAGATATTTTATAAACTGATTTACGAAAGGACAAAAGATTGTGATTTTACTACAAGCCCAAAATGTCAGCCGAGAATTTAATGGAGAGCGGTTGTTCTCACAGATCACTTTTGATATTCAGGAACAAGATCGCATTGGTCTTGTCGGTCGAAATGGGGCCGGTAAAACAACGCTTCTCAAAATGTTAATTGGTCAAACACAACCTGATGAAGGTCAGATCATTACCAAAAAAGACCTTTCGATTGGTTATCTTGCCCAAAATCAAGGCTTAAATACGGATAATACCGTCTGGAATGAATTATTAACCGTTTTTGCTGACGTTATTGCTTTAGAACAAGAAATTCATCAGCTCGAAAGCCAATTAGGCGATCCTGAAATCATCGCTAACTCCGAAAAGTTTAAGTCTTTATCTAATTTGTACGATCAAAAACAGCAGACCTTTAAAACCAAAAACGGTTTTGGTTATCAAGCAGAAATTCGTGGTGTCCTTAACGGTTTTAGTTTTGGTGAAGAATTTTATGACCGCTCAGTTAACTCCCTATCTGGGGGCCAAAAAACTAAATTAGCTTTGGCGAAATTGCTGTTGGAACAACATGACCTCCTTGTGTTAGATGAGCCTACCAATCATTTGGATATGGACACTTTGGCTTGGCTAGAAGAATACATTAAGTCATACAAAGGCGCATTGTTAATTGTGTCACATGATCGCTACTTTCTAGATCATGTAGTTTCAAGAGTTCTTGACTTAGATCAGCACACGCTATTTCCTTACACTGGAAATTATTCGGATTATATCGACAAGAAAGCTGCTCGTCTCAAAAGTGAATGGAAAACTTACGAAAAACAACAAACTCAGATTGATAAACTTCAAGATTTTGTTAATAAAAATATTGTCCGTGCTTCAACCACTAAACGCGCTCAGAGTAGGCGCAAGCAGCTCGAAAAAATGACCGTCCTGGAACGACCCAATACAGATGATGCTGAAATGCATTTCCATTTTGCGGCAAAACAGTCTAGTGGTAATGTCGTTTTAACGGTCAAGGATGCTGCAATCGGTTACGAAACGGACCATGTTTTGTCGGCCCCAATCAACATTAATTTAACTAAACATCATGTTTTAGGAATCGTGGGCCCAAATGGGGTTGGTAAATCAACCCTGTTGAAAAGTATCTTAGGTCAAATTCCATTGCTTAGTGGCACCGCTAAACTAGGTACTGGCGTAGAAGTCGGCTATTATGATCAGGAACAACATAACTTAGACGACCATAAAACAGTTTTAAATGAACTTTGGGATGAGCATCCACTCGTCCCAGAAAAAGATATTCGCTCTCTGTTAGGTAGCTTTTTGTTTTCCGGAGATGACGTATTAAAACCTGTGAAAAACTTAAGCGGTGGAGAACGAGCTCGCCTACTTCTAACTAAATTAACCATGCAGGCTGACAACTTCTTAATTTTGGATGAGCCAACCAATCATCTAGACATTGATAGCCGTGAAGTTCTTGAAAATGCCTTAAATGAATTTGATGGTACCGTCCTTTTCGTCTCTCATGATCGTTACTTCATTAATCGAGTAGCAACAGAAATTTTGGAAATCTCTGCGGCTGGAAGTCAACTATTTCTGGGTGATTATGATTACTATTTAGCTAAAAAAGAGGCTCAGGACCAAACACCAAATTCAGCTGTTAATGACGAGACCGAAGATATTGAGATTTCAAAAAAGCAAACTTACTTAGCCTCTAAAGAAACCCAAAAGGTCCAAAGAAAGTTGCAACGTGAAGTTGAACACCTTGAAGAACAACTCGATACATTGTCAGAAACCGAGGCTCGGATTCAAAACCAAATGGCTGATCCGCAAAACTTTAACGATCATTTAAAATTGGAAGAACTTCAAAAAAGTTTGGACGCAACTCAAACCCAAATTACCCAAACTGAAAATGACTGGACAACAAAGAGTGAGCAACTTGAAGACCAAGATTAGTATTTAAATTCACAAAAAGAGAGTAAGTTCAGTTAATGAACTTACTCTCTTTTTATGTTATTTATTAATTTGAAAAAAACATTTTAATCAATTGATCCCGATCCTGATTCCAACGTTCATTGTCACGAGTTGGATAGATTCGATTTGTCAGGCACACAAAGCCTTGTTTATTAACGGGGTCAAATGCCAAAATTGTCCCAGTATAGCCAGTTTGCACATATTGCTCTTGATGATTGACTCTTTGCCAACCTAAAGTCCGCCCATTCTCATCGTAACTGGCCATCAAATCAAACAAATTAGGATCCAGAATTTCTTTTTTCTGGTATTTTCCCCGATTAATCATCATCTCAGTAAAGACAGTTAAATCACTAAGAGTCGAAAACAGGCCTGAATGGCCACTTTCGCCATTTAAGAGTAACGCCTTATAGTCATGGACCTGTCCTTGAATTTGACCACGTTGCGCATCAACTTCAGTAGGAACAAATCGTGACTTAGGACGATTCAAATTATACCCCGTATTTGTCATAGCCAGTGGATACCATATGTGATCCTGAACACTGCGGTCAATCGAACCATTTAATGTCCGAATAATTAAACCTAATAAAATAAATCCTAAATCAGAATAAACCGTTTTTTCACCCGGTTTGCTAATTAATGGATCCTCATAAATTTTTTTTACAAGCTCAACACCAGTTAAATTAGGAATGTTATCCACATCCGCTGGTAACCCACTGTTGTGTAGCAACAAATTTTCAATCGTCACTTCTGGATGCGAAAAACCTGGTAAATATGCAGTAACTGAATCTTGTAATCCCAATTCATGAATAGATAACAACTGAAATACCCGTGTTGTTGTTGCCACAACCTTCGTTAAAGAAGACAAGTCATAGATCATAGAAGGATCCAATCTTTCAGCAAAAACATCCTTACCTTGAAATCCATGATAAAAACTATCAATTTTATTTTCGTTTATAAAGCTGAAAGAAGCACCATAAATATCGCCACGATCAATTGCTGCATCAATTTCATTCCTCATTTTAGTGAACTTATTTTCTGTCATACATTCGTCCCCGCTTCATCTTATTTGACGGCATCTGGTACCCAATCAAATTCCAAACTCGGTTCAGCATTCAAACTAGCATCAGCAAAAACATTATGCTTCATTGCCACATAGCCAGCTGCCCCAATCATGGCTGCGTTATCACCACAATACTTCAGAGGTGCTTTTACAAAATCTAGATCCGGCTCCTTCACACTAAGTTGCTCAGATAAGGTTTCTCTAAGTCCTTGGTTTGCAGCAACCCCTCCTGCTAAAATAAGTTGTTTGATCTGAAATTTTTCACAAGCCAATAAAGTTTTTTTAACAATCACATCGACCACGCTTTGTTGGAAACTCGCGGCAAGATCGGCGCGATTCAACGTTTCATTAATCTGATCAGCATGATGAACCGTGTTAATAAAAGCACTTTTTAGGCCACTAAAACTAAAGTCGAAATTATCTTCATGAACCATTGCCCGTGGAAAGTGAAAGGTATCTTTTCCTTGATGAGCTAATTCATCAATTGGTTTCCCAGCCGGATAAGTCATTCCCAAAACGCGCCCGATCTTATCATAAGCTTCCCCAGCCGCATCGTCACGTGTTTCACCAATAATTTGAAATTCATTTTCATATGGCATATAAACAAGCTCTGTATGACCGCCAGAAACTAATAGCGCCATTGAAGGAAATACAATCGGTTTTACAAAGCGAGCCGCATAAATATGGCCTGCCATGTGATTTACTGGGACAATTGGTAATTCATTGGCATAGGCAAATGCTTTAGCAGCAGCCACACCTACCAACAATGCCCCTACAAGTCCAGGACCATAAGTAACGGCCACCGCAGTCAAATCACTAGTTTTAACTTGTGCTTTTTCTAACGCCTCATCAATACAAATTGTGATTTGCTCAATGTGGTGACGGCTAGCCACTTCTGGCACAACTCCGCCGAATCTTTTATGACTATTAATTTGAGTTGCAACCACATTTGACAGGATTTTCTCACCATCTTCAATAACGGCAACACTTGTTTCATCACAACTTGATTCAAATGCTAAAATTAAGTTCTTTTTAGTCATAATTCTCCTAATCCTTTTGGGTCAATGTTAAGGTCATATCAATCGCATCTTCATGATCACCAAAATAATAGTGTGCTTTCACGCCTGTTTTTTCAAAGCCCATCTTTAGATAAAGGGCCTGTGCACGTACATTACTTCTTCTAACTTCAAGCGTCATCTTTTTGTATCCAATGTATTCAGCTTTTCCAATCATTGTCTTAAGCAAGTAAGCACCAATGCCTCGATTCTGTTTGTCTGGGACCACAGCCACATTTGTAATATGTGCAGTCGCAGTCCGATCATCGAACGATGCACCGATAAAACCAAGCATCCGATCGTGATATCGGATAACTAAATAAAGCCGATCAAATTTACGGCGAAGTTCCGTAGCAAAAGCGGCTCGATCCCAAGGCGTTTGGCCTTCATAAACAGATCGCTCCACATTCAAAATTTTCGGGATATCCGGAATCATCGCCTTGGCAATGAAATACGTGTCCGTTTCAATTTGGATAACATGGTCATGAATTTCAAATGCTTGTTCTCTCAACTGTTTTGTTCGATTAAAAAAACGATCTTTAATTAATGCTTTAATTTCTTTCAACATAAGGCTTTGTTTCCTCTTGTGGATGACGTTTTTTCCATTCAACTTCCGCTTCAGTCAAACGCAAATATCGGGGCACAAAATTAAATGGATGGGCTACAGGTTCGGCGTGTAATCCTAATTTTCCAAGTACATAAGCATTAGGAAGATTCATTGCATCTGAAACTTGATGAAAATATGGCCCCAACTGATCCTGAAGAAAGGCTGCATAAACAGATACATCTTGGCCCACAAACCAAACAGGCTTGTGCATTTCCAGTAATTTTGCGGCCAATTCTTTAATAGCTAAATGTTGGTCCTCCAAAACCGCCACCAAGCCATCAGCAGTTTGTTGATAGATGCCTGCAAATACATTTTCTCGGCGCGCATCAAATAAAGGCACGATTAAACGATCTTCATCGCCTACATTTGCCGCTAATGTCCGTAAGCTGGACACCGCCACTAAATCAATATTTAAGGTATATGCCAGTGTCTTCGCAGTCGTTGTTGCAATCCGCAATCCAGTATATGAACCCGGTCCGTCTGCCACCACAATTCGTTTGAAGTCCTGCATCTTAAGTCCAACCTGCTTAACCAATGTTTCAATAATTGGCTGCAACTGAATACTATGATTTTTACGAATATTTGTGGTCGTCATTGCTAGTAACTGGCCATCATCTAAAATCGCCACACTTAAAGGCCGATTTGAAGTATCTAACGCCAATATTTTCATAACCAATTTCCTTTTCTCGTTCTATTCTTTAAATATCTTATCACAATTTTTCTATAGCGGGATAATTCATAAAAAAGAACTCGCAAATCTTTACCGATTGTCGAGTTCTCTAAATTTATTTTTGATCTTCAAACCCGTTTGGATGTTTTTGTGTCCAGTTCCACGCAGTCCTGATGATTTCATGGATATCATCATATTGAGGCTGCCAATTTAGGATTTTACGTGCCTTATCGCTTTTAGCAACTAAAGTATCTGGGTCTCCAGGACGCCGAGCAGTAATTCTTGCAGGAATTTCTTTGCCGGTCGCAACACGAGCAGCTTCCAAAATTTGCTTCACGGAAAATCCCGTCGAAGAACCCAAATTAAATGCATTGCTTTCGTTACCAGCTTGGAGATACTTCATCGCTAAAATATGCGCATCTGCTAAATCTGTAACGTGCACATAGTCACGAATATTGGTGCCATCTGCAGTTTTATAATCATCCCCAAAAATCTGTAATTCGTCACGTTTTCCA contains the following coding sequences:
- a CDS encoding redox-sensing transcriptional repressor Rex; the protein is METKIPEATAKRLPLYYRYLNNLLNANKLRVSSTELAEAIQVDAATIRRDFSYFGTLGKRGYGYDVHKLIDFFKKILDQDTLTNVALIGVGNLGHALLNFNFHKNSNVRIGAAFDIDPTMIGSVQSNVPVYGMAQLREQLQEQQIKIAIITIPAAIAQKVTDELVQSGIKGIMNFTTVRVSVPAEVRIQNIDLTNELQSLIYAIRHD
- the tsaB gene encoding tRNA (adenosine(37)-N6)-threonylcarbamoyltransferase complex dimerization subunit type 1 TsaB translates to MKILALDTSNRPLSVAILDDGQLLAMTTTNIRKNHSIQLQPIIETLVKQVGLKMQDFKRIVVADGPGSYTGLRIATTTAKTLAYTLNIDLVAVSSLRTLAANVGDEDRLIVPLFDARRENVFAGIYQQTADGLVAVLEDQHLAIKELAAKLLEMHKPVWFVGQDVSVYAAFLQDQLGPYFHQVSDAMNLPNAYVLGKLGLHAEPVAHPFNFVPRYLRLTEAEVEWKKRHPQEETKPYVERN
- a CDS encoding ABC-F family ATP-binding cassette domain-containing protein, whose translation is MILLQAQNVSREFNGERLFSQITFDIQEQDRIGLVGRNGAGKTTLLKMLIGQTQPDEGQIITKKDLSIGYLAQNQGLNTDNTVWNELLTVFADVIALEQEIHQLESQLGDPEIIANSEKFKSLSNLYDQKQQTFKTKNGFGYQAEIRGVLNGFSFGEEFYDRSVNSLSGGQKTKLALAKLLLEQHDLLVLDEPTNHLDMDTLAWLEEYIKSYKGALLIVSHDRYFLDHVVSRVLDLDQHTLFPYTGNYSDYIDKKAARLKSEWKTYEKQQTQIDKLQDFVNKNIVRASTTKRAQSRRKQLEKMTVLERPNTDDAEMHFHFAAKQSSGNVVLTVKDAAIGYETDHVLSAPININLTKHHVLGIVGPNGVGKSTLLKSILGQIPLLSGTAKLGTGVEVGYYDQEQHNLDDHKTVLNELWDEHPLVPEKDIRSLLGSFLFSGDDVLKPVKNLSGGERARLLLTKLTMQADNFLILDEPTNHLDIDSREVLENALNEFDGTVLFVSHDRYFINRVATEILEISAAGSQLFLGDYDYYLAKKEAQDQTPNSAVNDETEDIEISKKQTYLASKETQKVQRKLQREVEHLEEQLDTLSETEARIQNQMADPQNFNDHLKLEELQKSLDATQTQITQTENDWTTKSEQLEDQD
- the tsaD gene encoding tRNA (adenosine(37)-N6)-threonylcarbamoyltransferase complex transferase subunit TsaD, with the protein product MTKKNLILAFESSCDETSVAVIEDGEKILSNVVATQINSHKRFGGVVPEVASRHHIEQITICIDEALEKAQVKTSDLTAVAVTYGPGLVGALLVGVAAAKAFAYANELPIVPVNHMAGHIYAARFVKPIVFPSMALLVSGGHTELVYMPYENEFQIIGETRDDAAGEAYDKIGRVLGMTYPAGKPIDELAHQGKDTFHFPRAMVHEDNFDFSFSGLKSAFINTVHHADQINETLNRADLAASFQQSVVDVIVKKTLLACEKFQIKQLILAGGVAANQGLRETLSEQLSVKEPDLDFVKAPLKYCGDNAAMIGAAGYVAMKHNVFADASLNAEPSLEFDWVPDAVK
- the rimI gene encoding ribosomal protein S18-alanine N-acetyltransferase translates to MLKEIKALIKDRFFNRTKQLREQAFEIHDHVIQIETDTYFIAKAMIPDIPKILNVERSVYEGQTPWDRAAFATELRRKFDRLYLVIRYHDRMLGFIGASFDDRTATAHITNVAVVPDKQNRGIGAYLLKTMIGKAEYIGYKKMTLEVRRSNVRAQALYLKMGFEKTGVKAHYYFGDHEDAIDMTLTLTQKD
- a CDS encoding serine hydrolase domain-containing protein; translated protein: MTENKFTKMRNEIDAAIDRGDIYGASFSFINENKIDSFYHGFQGKDVFAERLDPSMIYDLSSLTKVVATTTRVFQLLSIHELGLQDSVTAYLPGFSHPEVTIENLLLHNSGLPADVDNIPNLTGVELVKKIYEDPLISKPGEKTVYSDLGFILLGLIIRTLNGSIDRSVQDHIWYPLAMTNTGYNLNRPKSRFVPTEVDAQRGQIQGQVHDYKALLLNGESGHSGLFSTLSDLTVFTEMMINRGKYQKKEILDPNLFDLMASYDENGRTLGWQRVNHQEQYVQTGYTGTILAFDPVNKQGFVCLTNRIYPTRDNERWNQDRDQLIKMFFSN
- a CDS encoding CPBP family intramembrane glutamic endopeptidase, coding for MKLEKKSIYILITYLIVYLLPGVLNSFFKLTHMEIFNIQIVDYLIGACLLGYFAFHNMPTNLPEKKRRSVGQTILWGVLGFIVVIILQSVILRLTIQTGGNANSQNTSALLSIVKSYPIYALVIIVAAPIMEEIVFRKVLFGNLANLLSFINPKIAQLLTAFISSGLFALAHSDGHLILYAAIGLWFSWLYHHTGRIQTSMMAHILMNSLVVLPILGL
- the groES gene encoding co-chaperone GroES, with amino-acid sequence MLKPLGDRVILEAQEEEQTVGGIVLASNAKEKSQSGKVIAVGEGRVLDNGEKVAPAVKTGDTVIFDKYAGTEVSYEDKKYLVLHEKDIVAITD
- a CDS encoding APC family permease; the protein is MWHYLKRLLIGKPLKTLDEGGQALTKFKALALLSSDALSSIAYGTEQILSVLLVLSAAATWYALPVAGIVLILLFAITISYRQIIHAYPSGGGAYVVASTNWGQSAGLVAGGSLLVDYMLTVAVSVTSATEAITSAIPSIHPFAVPLAILIVIGIMALNLRGLRDSASFLTLPVYLFIVMITIMIGVGFFNIVTGRVVAHAAAGIGTAVPGMTMVLFLKALSSGSSSLTGVEAISNAVPNFKRPRRKNAAGTLTIMALILAVFFAGITVLSYFSGILPNAQQTVLSQVGESVFGHGLLFYLLQLSTALILAVAANTGFSAFPMLAYNLAKDKFMPHAYMDRGDRLGYSNGIISLAVGAIVLILIFHGQTSLLIPLYAVGVFVPFTLSQSGMIIHWFRERTGHWLLKSSANLLGAALSFGLVICLFFLHFGNVWPYLIIMPVLLRLFYKIHQHYVKVAKQLRIAAKGKVQLHDYDGSTVIVLVSNVTRVTAGAINYARSIGDYVIAMHVSFDADPKKEHKTAVEFKAEYPDVRFVDIHSSYRSIANPTLRFCDVIARRASERNYTTTVLVPQFVPRKPWQNILHNQTGLRLRAALNSRENIIVSTYHYHLNE
- the groL gene encoding chaperonin GroEL (60 kDa chaperone family; promotes refolding of misfolded polypeptides especially under stressful conditions; forms two stacked rings of heptamers to form a barrel-shaped 14mer; ends can be capped by GroES; misfolded proteins enter the barrel where they are refolded when GroES binds), with product MAKEIKFSEDARTKMLKGVDKLADTVKSTIGPKGRNVVLEQSYGSPTITNDGVTIAKSIDLEDHFENMGAKLVSEVASKTNDIAGDGTTTATVLTQAIVNEGMKNVTAGANPVGIRRGIERATKAAVEGLHKMSHEVKTKDDIAQVASISAANEEVGQLIADAMEKVGNDGVITIEESRGVDTTLDVVEGMQFDRGYMSQYMVTDNDKMEADLDNPYILITDKKIGNIQDILPLLQSVVEQSRSLLIIADDITGEALPTLVLNKMRGTFNVVAVKAPGFGDRRKAQLEDIATLTGGTVITDDLGLNLKDATIDQLGQANKVTVTKDDTTIVEGAGNKDQISERVATLRQQISETTSDFDKEKLQERLAKLAGGVAVVRVGAATETELKEKKYRIEDALNATRAAVEEGFVSGGGTALVNVIPSIADLKAEGDEQTGINIVKRALEEPVRQIAKNAGAEGSVIVENLKKQEPGVGYNAATSKWENMVGAGIVDPTKVVRSALQNAASVSALLLTTEAVVADKPEAKDDAAAAAQPQPVGMGGMM